The Parambassis ranga chromosome 14, fParRan2.1, whole genome shotgun sequence genome includes a window with the following:
- the supt20 gene encoding transcription factor SPT20 homolog isoform X4, producing the protein MKTLIFQFHLVFLHWSYSRPLCNLEGKSILLVKTDVALSACVSDDGVNGHSRKVTVWGRKDSIVYRHSPCSWRWTTMQQVLEYALDRAEYIVESARQRPARRRISSGGRKSLYQKLYELYIEECEKEPEFKNLRRNVNLLEKLVSQESVSCLVVNLYPGNEGYSLMLRGKNGSDSETIRLPYEERELLEYLDAEELPPILVDLLEKSQVNIFHCGCVIVEVRDYRQSGNTKIPTYQSRHVLLRPTMQTLICDVHAMTSDHHKWTQDDKLQLESQLILATAEPLCLDPSISVTCTANRLLYNKQKMNTRSMKRCFKRHSRAALNRQQELSHLPMPPQLRLYDYLQRRKERKPAPVIDLKISKVGNCVDMWKQNNCQLAVPEEIDVEKYAVVEKSLQLEDSQPTVIWPAEAVVDDYTFECEVGGQAQRTKVSIFQSMGDPLVYGKIYCAKEPKAEEDSTDLKLIHPPFLIGSKIDADRFLTQYKGVYERDVKCQVKMSHNSGNVGQGPPSPSKDEGDGISPLVQTSVLGKGVKHRPPPIKLPLGSGSSSSGNPYSSQTSGLLKCPTPPLPKSQSLNRKHSVELGQVGLLSPASLSPMGSTQRSGTPKPSTPTPTNTPCSTPHPTDSLPAPLSVTPTPSDPSLVQSQSQPALLTPFAQQPLALSQPLPVMTIPLPTMGTSITTGTTSSQVMANPGLNFINVVSSVCSPQTLMSGSNPMLGPGLNLSGILPPGGLMSTMQSAAQAGSPFGLNSSAGLRPLNLLQIPTGPLIFNSLQQQQLPQFSPQQSQSATSSPQQQGETSDQGSDQSLGNQQTAVINLGVGGFMSPQAAVAILAPNAAAANGYGSSSSSGGSTTATYRQPTKK; encoded by the exons atgaagacactgatatttcaatttcatttaGTTTTCTTGCATTGGAGCTACAGTCGACCGCTATGCAATCTCGAAGGCAAGTCGATCCTGCTTGTGAAGACTGACGTCGCTTTGTCGGCTTGTGTCTCAGACGAC ggtGTGAATGGTCACTCTAGAAAGGTGACAGTGTGGGGCAGAAAGGACAGCATCGTCTACCGTCACTCGCCTTGCAGCTGGCGGTGGACCACAATG CAACAAGTTTTGGAATATGCATTGGATCGAGCCGAG TACATCGTTGAAAGTGCTCGACAGCGGCCAGCCAGAAGAAGAATTTCATCTGGGGGGAGGAAGAGTTTGTATCAGAAGCTCTATGAGCTCTACATAGAAGAATGTGAGAAGGAGCCAGAATTTAAG AATTTGAGGAGAAATGTGAATCTGCTGGAGAAGCTGGTGTCTCAGGAGTCTGTGTCATGTCTGGTTGTCAACCTGTACCCTGGGAATGAAGGCTATTCTTTAATGCTCAGGGGCAAAAATGGATCTG ATTCTGAAACAATCCGTCTGCCATATGAAGAAAGAGAACTGCTGGAGTACCTCGATGCCGAGGAGTTGCCTCCTATTCTGGTGGATCTCTTGGAGAAATCACAG GTGAACATATTCCACTGTGGCTGTGTTATAGTAGAGGTGAGAGACTATAGACAGTCTGGTAATACCAAGATACCCACCTATCAGAGCAGACATGTCCTTCTGCGGCCAACCATGCAG ACACTGATCTGTGACGTCCATGCCATGACTAGTGACCATCACAAGTGGACGCAG GATGACAAATTACAGCTGGAGAGTCAGTTGATTTTGGCCACAGCTGAGCCTCTGTGCCTGGATCCCTCCATTTCTGTTACTTGCACAGCCAACCGCCTGCTctacaacaaacagaaaatgaacactCGCTCCATGAAACG CTGTTTCAAGCGACACTCTAGAGCTGCACTCAACAGGCAGCAGGAGCTGTCCCATCTGCCCATGCCACCACAGCTACGACTCTACGACTACctacagaggaggaaggagaggaaaccTGCTCCTGTCATAGACCTGAAGATCTCCAAGGTCGGAAAT tgtgttgacatgtggaagCAGAACAACTGCCAACTAGCTGTACCGGAGGAAATCGAT GTGGAAAAATACGCTGTGGTTGAGAAATCTTTGCAGCTGGAGGACTCTCAGCCCACTGTGATCTGGCCTGCTGAG gcGGTCGTGGATGACTACACATTTGAGTGTGAGGTTGGGGGCCAAGCTCAGAGGACCAAGGTGTCTATTTTTCAGTCAATGGGGGACCCCCTTGTGTATGGGAAGATTTACTGTGCTAAAGAGCcaaaagcagaggaggacagcaCAGATCTGAAGCTCATACATCCCCC TTTCCTCATAGGGTCAAAGATAGATGCAGACCG gTTTCTTACTCAGTACAAAGGAGTGTATGAAAGAGATGTGAAGTGTCAGGTCAAAATGTCCCATAACTCAGGCAACGTGGGACAGGGGCCTCCCTCCCCCAGCAAAGATGAG GGTGATGGCATTTCTCCTCTGGTCCAAACATCTGTATTGGGAAAAGGGGTCAAGCACCGACCACCTCCCATTAAACTGCCTTTAGGATCAGGTAGCAGCTCCTCAG gtAATCCATATAGTTCACAAACTAGTGGTCTACTTAAGTGTCCTACGCCCCCTCTGCCCAAAAGCCAGTCTCTGAACAGGAAGCACTCTGTGGAGCTGGGCCAAGTGGGCCTTTTGTCGCCCGCCTCCCTTTCCCCTATGGGCTCAACACAAA GATCGGGGACCCCCAAGCCATCAACACCCACGCCCACCAACACGCCATGTTCGACTCCACATCCCACCGActccctccctgctcctcttTCTGTGACCCCTACCCCATCAGACCCTTCTCTGGTTCAGAGCCAGTCGCAACCCGCCCTCCTCACGCCTTTCGCCCAGCAGCCACTGGCCCTAAGCCAGCCCCTGCCTGTCATGACCATTCCCCTGCCCACCATGGGTACGTCCATCACCACAGGAACCACGTCGTCGCAAGTGATGGCCAATCCAGGGCTCAATTTCATCAATGTGGTCAGCTCTGTCTG CAGTCCTCAGACTTTGATGAGTGGTTCCAACCCCATGCTGGGTCCAGGCCTTAACCTGAGTGGAATCCTGCCACCTGGAGGGCTAATGTCCACCATGCAGTCTGCAGCCCAGGCTG GGAGTCCTTTTGGCCTGAACAGCAGTGCTGGGTTGAGACCACTAAATCTACTGCAG ATCCCCACTGGTCCTCTCATCTTTaactctctgcagcagcagcagctacccCAGTTTTCTCCCCAGCAGAGTCAATCAGCCACCTCCAGTCCTCAACAGCAGGGGGAGACG agtGACCAAGGGTCTGATCAGAGTTTAGGAAACCAGCAAACGGCTGTCATCAACCTGGGAGTCGGAGGCTTCATGTCTCCACAGGCAGCAG TTGCAATTCTTGCAccaaatgcagcagcagcaaatggCTATgggagcagcagctcctcagggGGGAGCACCACGGCAACATACCGCCAGCCAACCAAGAagtaa
- the supt20 gene encoding transcription factor SPT20 homolog isoform X1 yields MKTLIFQFHLVFLHWSYSRPLCNLEGKSILLVKTDVALSACVSDDGVNGHSRKVTVWGRKDSIVYRHSPCSWRWTTMQQVLEYALDRAEYIVESARQRPARRRISSGGRKSLYQKLYELYIEECEKEPEFKNLRRNVNLLEKLVSQESVSCLVVNLYPGNEGYSLMLRGKNGSDSETIRLPYEERELLEYLDAEELPPILVDLLEKSQVNIFHCGCVIVEVRDYRQSGNTKIPTYQSRHVLLRPTMQTLICDVHAMTSDHHKWTQDDKLQLESQLILATAEPLCLDPSISVTCTANRLLYNKQKMNTRSMKRCFKRHSRAALNRQQELSHLPMPPQLRLYDYLQRRKERKPAPVIDLKISKVGNCVDMWKQNNCQLAVPEEIDVEKYAVVEKSLQLEDSQPTVIWPAEAVVDDYTFECEVGGQAQRTKVSIFQSMGDPLVYGKIYCAKEPKAEEDSTDLKLIHPPFLIGSKIDADRFLTQYKGVYERDVKCQVKMSHNSGNVGQGPPSPSKDEGDGISPLVQTSVLGKGVKHRPPPIKLPLGSGSSSSGNPYSSQTSGLLKCPTPPLPKSQSLNRKHSVELGQVGLLSPASLSPMGSTQRSGTPKPSTPTPTNTPCSTPHPTDSLPAPLSVTPTPSDPSLVQSQSQPALLTPFAQQPLALSQPLPVMTIPLPTMGTSITTGTTSSQVMANPGLNFINVVSSVCSPQTLMSGSNPMLGPGLNLSGILPPGGLMSTMQSAAQAGSPFGLNSSAGLRPLNLLQIPTGPLIFNSLQQQQLPQFSPQQSQSATSSPQQQGETSDQGSDQSLGNQQTAVINLGVGGFMSPQAAVLSQLGCGLDGSGPPLPSPRLQQQHQPQIQLQFLHQMQQQQMAMGAAAPQGGAPRQHTASQPRSKRKRSTPQPLPKS; encoded by the exons atgaagacactgatatttcaatttcatttaGTTTTCTTGCATTGGAGCTACAGTCGACCGCTATGCAATCTCGAAGGCAAGTCGATCCTGCTTGTGAAGACTGACGTCGCTTTGTCGGCTTGTGTCTCAGACGAC ggtGTGAATGGTCACTCTAGAAAGGTGACAGTGTGGGGCAGAAAGGACAGCATCGTCTACCGTCACTCGCCTTGCAGCTGGCGGTGGACCACAATG CAACAAGTTTTGGAATATGCATTGGATCGAGCCGAG TACATCGTTGAAAGTGCTCGACAGCGGCCAGCCAGAAGAAGAATTTCATCTGGGGGGAGGAAGAGTTTGTATCAGAAGCTCTATGAGCTCTACATAGAAGAATGTGAGAAGGAGCCAGAATTTAAG AATTTGAGGAGAAATGTGAATCTGCTGGAGAAGCTGGTGTCTCAGGAGTCTGTGTCATGTCTGGTTGTCAACCTGTACCCTGGGAATGAAGGCTATTCTTTAATGCTCAGGGGCAAAAATGGATCTG ATTCTGAAACAATCCGTCTGCCATATGAAGAAAGAGAACTGCTGGAGTACCTCGATGCCGAGGAGTTGCCTCCTATTCTGGTGGATCTCTTGGAGAAATCACAG GTGAACATATTCCACTGTGGCTGTGTTATAGTAGAGGTGAGAGACTATAGACAGTCTGGTAATACCAAGATACCCACCTATCAGAGCAGACATGTCCTTCTGCGGCCAACCATGCAG ACACTGATCTGTGACGTCCATGCCATGACTAGTGACCATCACAAGTGGACGCAG GATGACAAATTACAGCTGGAGAGTCAGTTGATTTTGGCCACAGCTGAGCCTCTGTGCCTGGATCCCTCCATTTCTGTTACTTGCACAGCCAACCGCCTGCTctacaacaaacagaaaatgaacactCGCTCCATGAAACG CTGTTTCAAGCGACACTCTAGAGCTGCACTCAACAGGCAGCAGGAGCTGTCCCATCTGCCCATGCCACCACAGCTACGACTCTACGACTACctacagaggaggaaggagaggaaaccTGCTCCTGTCATAGACCTGAAGATCTCCAAGGTCGGAAAT tgtgttgacatgtggaagCAGAACAACTGCCAACTAGCTGTACCGGAGGAAATCGAT GTGGAAAAATACGCTGTGGTTGAGAAATCTTTGCAGCTGGAGGACTCTCAGCCCACTGTGATCTGGCCTGCTGAG gcGGTCGTGGATGACTACACATTTGAGTGTGAGGTTGGGGGCCAAGCTCAGAGGACCAAGGTGTCTATTTTTCAGTCAATGGGGGACCCCCTTGTGTATGGGAAGATTTACTGTGCTAAAGAGCcaaaagcagaggaggacagcaCAGATCTGAAGCTCATACATCCCCC TTTCCTCATAGGGTCAAAGATAGATGCAGACCG gTTTCTTACTCAGTACAAAGGAGTGTATGAAAGAGATGTGAAGTGTCAGGTCAAAATGTCCCATAACTCAGGCAACGTGGGACAGGGGCCTCCCTCCCCCAGCAAAGATGAG GGTGATGGCATTTCTCCTCTGGTCCAAACATCTGTATTGGGAAAAGGGGTCAAGCACCGACCACCTCCCATTAAACTGCCTTTAGGATCAGGTAGCAGCTCCTCAG gtAATCCATATAGTTCACAAACTAGTGGTCTACTTAAGTGTCCTACGCCCCCTCTGCCCAAAAGCCAGTCTCTGAACAGGAAGCACTCTGTGGAGCTGGGCCAAGTGGGCCTTTTGTCGCCCGCCTCCCTTTCCCCTATGGGCTCAACACAAA GATCGGGGACCCCCAAGCCATCAACACCCACGCCCACCAACACGCCATGTTCGACTCCACATCCCACCGActccctccctgctcctcttTCTGTGACCCCTACCCCATCAGACCCTTCTCTGGTTCAGAGCCAGTCGCAACCCGCCCTCCTCACGCCTTTCGCCCAGCAGCCACTGGCCCTAAGCCAGCCCCTGCCTGTCATGACCATTCCCCTGCCCACCATGGGTACGTCCATCACCACAGGAACCACGTCGTCGCAAGTGATGGCCAATCCAGGGCTCAATTTCATCAATGTGGTCAGCTCTGTCTG CAGTCCTCAGACTTTGATGAGTGGTTCCAACCCCATGCTGGGTCCAGGCCTTAACCTGAGTGGAATCCTGCCACCTGGAGGGCTAATGTCCACCATGCAGTCTGCAGCCCAGGCTG GGAGTCCTTTTGGCCTGAACAGCAGTGCTGGGTTGAGACCACTAAATCTACTGCAG ATCCCCACTGGTCCTCTCATCTTTaactctctgcagcagcagcagctacccCAGTTTTCTCCCCAGCAGAGTCAATCAGCCACCTCCAGTCCTCAACAGCAGGGGGAGACG agtGACCAAGGGTCTGATCAGAGTTTAGGAAACCAGCAAACGGCTGTCATCAACCTGGGAGTCGGAGGCTTCATGTCTCCACAGGCAGCAG TGCTGTCCCAGTTGGGCTGTGGGCTGGACGGGTCTGGGCCCCCGCTGCCTTCTCCaaggcttcagcagcagcaccagccaCAGATCCAA TTGCAATTCTTGCAccaaatgcagcagcagcaaatggCTATgggagcagcagctcctcagggGGGAGCACCACGGCAACATACCGCCAGCCAACCAAGAagtaagaggaagaggagcacacCGCAGCCCCTCCCTAAGTCATGA
- the supt20 gene encoding transcription factor SPT20 homolog isoform X3 gives MKTLIFQFHLVFLHWSYSRPLCNLEGKSILLVKTDVALSACVSDDGVNGHSRKVTVWGRKDSIVYRHSPCSWRWTTMQQVLEYALDRAEYIVESARQRPARRRISSGGRKSLYQKLYELYIEECEKEPEFKNLRRNVNLLEKLVSQESVSCLVVNLYPGNEGYSLMLRGKNGSDSETIRLPYEERELLEYLDAEELPPILVDLLEKSQVNIFHCGCVIVEVRDYRQSGNTKIPTYQSRHVLLRPTMQTLICDVHAMTSDHHKWTQDDKLQLESQLILATAEPLCLDPSISVTCTANRLLYNKQKMNTRSMKRCFKRHSRAALNRQQELSHLPMPPQLRLYDYLQRRKERKPAPVIDLKISKVGNCVDMWKQNNCQLAVPEEIDVEKYAVVEKSLQLEDSQPTVIWPAEAVVDDYTFECEVGGQAQRTKVSIFQSMGDPLVYGKIYCAKEPKAEEDSTDLKLIHPPFLIGSKIDADRFLTQYKGVYERDVKCQVKMSHNSGNVGQGPPSPSKDEGDGISPLVQTSVLGKGVKHRPPPIKLPLGSGSSSSGNPYSSQTSGLLKCPTPPLPKSQSLNRKHSVELGQVGLLSPASLSPMGSTQRSGTPKPSTPTPTNTPCSTPHPTDSLPAPLSVTPTPSDPSLVQSQSQPALLTPFAQQPLALSQPLPVMTIPLPTMGTSITTGTTSSQVMANPGLNFINVVSSVCSPQTLMSGSNPMLGPGLNLSGILPPGGLMSTMQSAAQAGSPFGLNSSAGLRPLNLLQQQQLPQFSPQQSQSATSSPQQQGETSDQGSDQSLGNQQTAVINLGVGGFMSPQAAVLSQLGCGLDGSGPPLPSPRLQQQHQPQIQLQFLHQMQQQQMAMGAAAPQGGAPRQHTASQPRSKRKRSTPQPLPKS, from the exons atgaagacactgatatttcaatttcatttaGTTTTCTTGCATTGGAGCTACAGTCGACCGCTATGCAATCTCGAAGGCAAGTCGATCCTGCTTGTGAAGACTGACGTCGCTTTGTCGGCTTGTGTCTCAGACGAC ggtGTGAATGGTCACTCTAGAAAGGTGACAGTGTGGGGCAGAAAGGACAGCATCGTCTACCGTCACTCGCCTTGCAGCTGGCGGTGGACCACAATG CAACAAGTTTTGGAATATGCATTGGATCGAGCCGAG TACATCGTTGAAAGTGCTCGACAGCGGCCAGCCAGAAGAAGAATTTCATCTGGGGGGAGGAAGAGTTTGTATCAGAAGCTCTATGAGCTCTACATAGAAGAATGTGAGAAGGAGCCAGAATTTAAG AATTTGAGGAGAAATGTGAATCTGCTGGAGAAGCTGGTGTCTCAGGAGTCTGTGTCATGTCTGGTTGTCAACCTGTACCCTGGGAATGAAGGCTATTCTTTAATGCTCAGGGGCAAAAATGGATCTG ATTCTGAAACAATCCGTCTGCCATATGAAGAAAGAGAACTGCTGGAGTACCTCGATGCCGAGGAGTTGCCTCCTATTCTGGTGGATCTCTTGGAGAAATCACAG GTGAACATATTCCACTGTGGCTGTGTTATAGTAGAGGTGAGAGACTATAGACAGTCTGGTAATACCAAGATACCCACCTATCAGAGCAGACATGTCCTTCTGCGGCCAACCATGCAG ACACTGATCTGTGACGTCCATGCCATGACTAGTGACCATCACAAGTGGACGCAG GATGACAAATTACAGCTGGAGAGTCAGTTGATTTTGGCCACAGCTGAGCCTCTGTGCCTGGATCCCTCCATTTCTGTTACTTGCACAGCCAACCGCCTGCTctacaacaaacagaaaatgaacactCGCTCCATGAAACG CTGTTTCAAGCGACACTCTAGAGCTGCACTCAACAGGCAGCAGGAGCTGTCCCATCTGCCCATGCCACCACAGCTACGACTCTACGACTACctacagaggaggaaggagaggaaaccTGCTCCTGTCATAGACCTGAAGATCTCCAAGGTCGGAAAT tgtgttgacatgtggaagCAGAACAACTGCCAACTAGCTGTACCGGAGGAAATCGAT GTGGAAAAATACGCTGTGGTTGAGAAATCTTTGCAGCTGGAGGACTCTCAGCCCACTGTGATCTGGCCTGCTGAG gcGGTCGTGGATGACTACACATTTGAGTGTGAGGTTGGGGGCCAAGCTCAGAGGACCAAGGTGTCTATTTTTCAGTCAATGGGGGACCCCCTTGTGTATGGGAAGATTTACTGTGCTAAAGAGCcaaaagcagaggaggacagcaCAGATCTGAAGCTCATACATCCCCC TTTCCTCATAGGGTCAAAGATAGATGCAGACCG gTTTCTTACTCAGTACAAAGGAGTGTATGAAAGAGATGTGAAGTGTCAGGTCAAAATGTCCCATAACTCAGGCAACGTGGGACAGGGGCCTCCCTCCCCCAGCAAAGATGAG GGTGATGGCATTTCTCCTCTGGTCCAAACATCTGTATTGGGAAAAGGGGTCAAGCACCGACCACCTCCCATTAAACTGCCTTTAGGATCAGGTAGCAGCTCCTCAG gtAATCCATATAGTTCACAAACTAGTGGTCTACTTAAGTGTCCTACGCCCCCTCTGCCCAAAAGCCAGTCTCTGAACAGGAAGCACTCTGTGGAGCTGGGCCAAGTGGGCCTTTTGTCGCCCGCCTCCCTTTCCCCTATGGGCTCAACACAAA GATCGGGGACCCCCAAGCCATCAACACCCACGCCCACCAACACGCCATGTTCGACTCCACATCCCACCGActccctccctgctcctcttTCTGTGACCCCTACCCCATCAGACCCTTCTCTGGTTCAGAGCCAGTCGCAACCCGCCCTCCTCACGCCTTTCGCCCAGCAGCCACTGGCCCTAAGCCAGCCCCTGCCTGTCATGACCATTCCCCTGCCCACCATGGGTACGTCCATCACCACAGGAACCACGTCGTCGCAAGTGATGGCCAATCCAGGGCTCAATTTCATCAATGTGGTCAGCTCTGTCTG CAGTCCTCAGACTTTGATGAGTGGTTCCAACCCCATGCTGGGTCCAGGCCTTAACCTGAGTGGAATCCTGCCACCTGGAGGGCTAATGTCCACCATGCAGTCTGCAGCCCAGGCTG GGAGTCCTTTTGGCCTGAACAGCAGTGCTGGGTTGAGACCACTAAATCTACTGCAG cagcagcagctacccCAGTTTTCTCCCCAGCAGAGTCAATCAGCCACCTCCAGTCCTCAACAGCAGGGGGAGACG agtGACCAAGGGTCTGATCAGAGTTTAGGAAACCAGCAAACGGCTGTCATCAACCTGGGAGTCGGAGGCTTCATGTCTCCACAGGCAGCAG TGCTGTCCCAGTTGGGCTGTGGGCTGGACGGGTCTGGGCCCCCGCTGCCTTCTCCaaggcttcagcagcagcaccagccaCAGATCCAA TTGCAATTCTTGCAccaaatgcagcagcagcaaatggCTATgggagcagcagctcctcagggGGGAGCACCACGGCAACATACCGCCAGCCAACCAAGAagtaagaggaagaggagcacacCGCAGCCCCTCCCTAAGTCATGA
- the supt20 gene encoding transcription factor SPT20 homolog isoform X2 — translation MKTLIFQFHLVFLHWSYSRPLCNLEGKSILLVKTDVALSACVSDDGVNGHSRKVTVWGRKDSIVYRHSPCSWRWTTMQQVLEYALDRAEYIVESARQRPARRRISSGGRKSLYQKLYELYIEECEKEPEFKNLRRNVNLLEKLVSQESVSCLVVNLYPGNEGYSLMLRGKNGSDSETIRLPYEERELLEYLDAEELPPILVDLLEKSQVNIFHCGCVIVEVRDYRQSGNTKIPTYQSRHVLLRPTMQTLICDVHAMTSDHHKWTQDDKLQLESQLILATAEPLCLDPSISVTCTANRLLYNKQKMNTRSMKRCFKRHSRAALNRQQELSHLPMPPQLRLYDYLQRRKERKPAPVIDLKISKVGNCVDMWKQNNCQLAVPEEIDVEKYAVVEKSLQLEDSQPTVIWPAEAVVDDYTFECEVGGQAQRTKVSIFQSMGDPLVYGKIYCAKEPKAEEDSTDLKLIHPPFLIGSKIDADRFLTQYKGVYERDVKCQVKMSHNSGNVGQGPPSPSKDEGDGISPLVQTSVLGKGVKHRPPPIKLPLGSGSSSSGNPYSSQTSGLLKCPTPPLPKSQSLNRKHSVELGQVGLLSPASLSPMGSTQRSGTPKPSTPTPTNTPCSTPHPTDSLPAPLSVTPTPSDPSLVQSQSQPALLTPFAQQPLALSQPLPVMTIPLPTMGTSITTGTTSSQVMANPGLNFINVVSSVCPQTLMSGSNPMLGPGLNLSGILPPGGLMSTMQSAAQAGSPFGLNSSAGLRPLNLLQIPTGPLIFNSLQQQQLPQFSPQQSQSATSSPQQQGETSDQGSDQSLGNQQTAVINLGVGGFMSPQAAVLSQLGCGLDGSGPPLPSPRLQQQHQPQIQLQFLHQMQQQQMAMGAAAPQGGAPRQHTASQPRSKRKRSTPQPLPKS, via the exons atgaagacactgatatttcaatttcatttaGTTTTCTTGCATTGGAGCTACAGTCGACCGCTATGCAATCTCGAAGGCAAGTCGATCCTGCTTGTGAAGACTGACGTCGCTTTGTCGGCTTGTGTCTCAGACGAC ggtGTGAATGGTCACTCTAGAAAGGTGACAGTGTGGGGCAGAAAGGACAGCATCGTCTACCGTCACTCGCCTTGCAGCTGGCGGTGGACCACAATG CAACAAGTTTTGGAATATGCATTGGATCGAGCCGAG TACATCGTTGAAAGTGCTCGACAGCGGCCAGCCAGAAGAAGAATTTCATCTGGGGGGAGGAAGAGTTTGTATCAGAAGCTCTATGAGCTCTACATAGAAGAATGTGAGAAGGAGCCAGAATTTAAG AATTTGAGGAGAAATGTGAATCTGCTGGAGAAGCTGGTGTCTCAGGAGTCTGTGTCATGTCTGGTTGTCAACCTGTACCCTGGGAATGAAGGCTATTCTTTAATGCTCAGGGGCAAAAATGGATCTG ATTCTGAAACAATCCGTCTGCCATATGAAGAAAGAGAACTGCTGGAGTACCTCGATGCCGAGGAGTTGCCTCCTATTCTGGTGGATCTCTTGGAGAAATCACAG GTGAACATATTCCACTGTGGCTGTGTTATAGTAGAGGTGAGAGACTATAGACAGTCTGGTAATACCAAGATACCCACCTATCAGAGCAGACATGTCCTTCTGCGGCCAACCATGCAG ACACTGATCTGTGACGTCCATGCCATGACTAGTGACCATCACAAGTGGACGCAG GATGACAAATTACAGCTGGAGAGTCAGTTGATTTTGGCCACAGCTGAGCCTCTGTGCCTGGATCCCTCCATTTCTGTTACTTGCACAGCCAACCGCCTGCTctacaacaaacagaaaatgaacactCGCTCCATGAAACG CTGTTTCAAGCGACACTCTAGAGCTGCACTCAACAGGCAGCAGGAGCTGTCCCATCTGCCCATGCCACCACAGCTACGACTCTACGACTACctacagaggaggaaggagaggaaaccTGCTCCTGTCATAGACCTGAAGATCTCCAAGGTCGGAAAT tgtgttgacatgtggaagCAGAACAACTGCCAACTAGCTGTACCGGAGGAAATCGAT GTGGAAAAATACGCTGTGGTTGAGAAATCTTTGCAGCTGGAGGACTCTCAGCCCACTGTGATCTGGCCTGCTGAG gcGGTCGTGGATGACTACACATTTGAGTGTGAGGTTGGGGGCCAAGCTCAGAGGACCAAGGTGTCTATTTTTCAGTCAATGGGGGACCCCCTTGTGTATGGGAAGATTTACTGTGCTAAAGAGCcaaaagcagaggaggacagcaCAGATCTGAAGCTCATACATCCCCC TTTCCTCATAGGGTCAAAGATAGATGCAGACCG gTTTCTTACTCAGTACAAAGGAGTGTATGAAAGAGATGTGAAGTGTCAGGTCAAAATGTCCCATAACTCAGGCAACGTGGGACAGGGGCCTCCCTCCCCCAGCAAAGATGAG GGTGATGGCATTTCTCCTCTGGTCCAAACATCTGTATTGGGAAAAGGGGTCAAGCACCGACCACCTCCCATTAAACTGCCTTTAGGATCAGGTAGCAGCTCCTCAG gtAATCCATATAGTTCACAAACTAGTGGTCTACTTAAGTGTCCTACGCCCCCTCTGCCCAAAAGCCAGTCTCTGAACAGGAAGCACTCTGTGGAGCTGGGCCAAGTGGGCCTTTTGTCGCCCGCCTCCCTTTCCCCTATGGGCTCAACACAAA GATCGGGGACCCCCAAGCCATCAACACCCACGCCCACCAACACGCCATGTTCGACTCCACATCCCACCGActccctccctgctcctcttTCTGTGACCCCTACCCCATCAGACCCTTCTCTGGTTCAGAGCCAGTCGCAACCCGCCCTCCTCACGCCTTTCGCCCAGCAGCCACTGGCCCTAAGCCAGCCCCTGCCTGTCATGACCATTCCCCTGCCCACCATGGGTACGTCCATCACCACAGGAACCACGTCGTCGCAAGTGATGGCCAATCCAGGGCTCAATTTCATCAATGTGGTCAGCTCTGTCTG TCCTCAGACTTTGATGAGTGGTTCCAACCCCATGCTGGGTCCAGGCCTTAACCTGAGTGGAATCCTGCCACCTGGAGGGCTAATGTCCACCATGCAGTCTGCAGCCCAGGCTG GGAGTCCTTTTGGCCTGAACAGCAGTGCTGGGTTGAGACCACTAAATCTACTGCAG ATCCCCACTGGTCCTCTCATCTTTaactctctgcagcagcagcagctacccCAGTTTTCTCCCCAGCAGAGTCAATCAGCCACCTCCAGTCCTCAACAGCAGGGGGAGACG agtGACCAAGGGTCTGATCAGAGTTTAGGAAACCAGCAAACGGCTGTCATCAACCTGGGAGTCGGAGGCTTCATGTCTCCACAGGCAGCAG TGCTGTCCCAGTTGGGCTGTGGGCTGGACGGGTCTGGGCCCCCGCTGCCTTCTCCaaggcttcagcagcagcaccagccaCAGATCCAA TTGCAATTCTTGCAccaaatgcagcagcagcaaatggCTATgggagcagcagctcctcagggGGGAGCACCACGGCAACATACCGCCAGCCAACCAAGAagtaagaggaagaggagcacacCGCAGCCCCTCCCTAAGTCATGA